TTTACTACCTACCATAAAACCGGTAACGTCTTGCAAAAAAACCAATGGAATTTTCTTTTGATTACAATTTGCAATAAAACGTGTGGCTTTGTCTGCACTATCGCTATAAATTACGCCCCCGAATTGCATTTCGCTGGGCTTTGTTTTTGCTTTTGTAGTTTTTACCAATGTACGTTGGTTGGCCACTATGCCAACGGCCCAACCGTCTATACGTGCGTAACCGGTTAAAATAGTTTGTCCGTAACCTTCTTTGTATTCTTCAAAATCGCTATCGTCAACAAGACGTTTTATTATTTCGCGCATATCGTATTGTTCTGCGCGCGATTTTGGTAGTATACCGTATATTTCGTCTTGCTTTTCTTTTGGCTTTACAGCCTTTTCTCGATTAAAGCCGGCTTTATCGTAATCGCCAATTTTAGAGACAATATTTTTTATTTTATCGAGAGCGTCTTTATCGTCTTTGGCCTTATAATCTGTTACGCCGCTAACTTCGCAATGGGTGGTTGCGCCACCTAGCGTTTCGTTGTCAATAGTTTCACCAATTGCAGCTTTTACCAAATAACTTCCGGCAAGAAAAATGCTCCCGGTTTTATCTACAATTAATGCTTCATCACTCATTATAGGAAGATATGCGCCCCCTGCAACGCAACTGCCCATAACTACTGCTATTTGGGTTATACCCATACTGCTCATTACGGCGTTGTTTCTAAAAATTCTTCCGAAGTGTTCCTTATCGGGAAAAATTTCGTCCTGCATAGGGAGATATACCCCTGCGCTATCTACCAAATAAATAATTGGTAGGCGGTTTTCAATTGAAATTTCCTGCGCGCGAAGATTCTTTTTGGCAGTAATCGGAAACCAAGCGCCAGCTTTTACTGTGGCGTCGTTGGCAACAACTATGCACTGTTTGCCTTTTACATAACCTATTTTTACAACTACGCCGCCGCCGGGTGCTCCGCCGTGCTCTTCGTACATGCCTTCTCCTGCAAAAGCACCAATTTCTACCGTTGGTTTTTTATCGTCCAACAAATACGCAATGCGTTCTCTAGCAGTGAGTTTTCCTTGCGCGTGCTGTTTATCGATACGTTTTTGGCCACCGCCAAGTTTAACTTTTGCTAGTTTGTTTTTTAATTCTGAAACTAGAAGTTTATTGTGATCTTCGTTCTTATTGAAGTTTAAATCCATAGTAAAAATATGTTTGGGCTAAAATACAAAATGCTACCAACCCGCTTCCTAAACTAAAGTAAAAAAATCTGTCTTTCTTCGGTCTTTTTCATCTTTTCGGAACTATGACATTTTGTTAACGAAATTCTACGATATATTGCCGATATTTGTTTTTGCGCGTAAATTTGCGACAAAAAAAATCAACCAAACTAAAATAAACTATGGGAATGAATAAAAATACTGTATTAGCATGGGCCACATTTATAATGATTTTAATGGGTTGTGTTTTAATTGCACTTGGAGCCTTTCGTTATGATGATGTTGCTGGTTGGGGTTTCGCCGCGGTAGGGATTGGTTTTTTCGCTATTGCGTGGGTTTTTAATGCGCTCAAAGGAAGGGTGTAATTTCCAAATATGAATCCCGCAGTAAGCCGCATTAACAGCTGTATAACCAATAATTTTCAGAACCGTGTTAGAAGAAATACAAATACGCAAACGCTTAGCGAAACACCTGGAAGGAGGCGAGGCTTTTATGCCCGTGACTGAAATGTTAAAGAAAATTTCTTTTGAAGATGTTAATACACGTTCGTCTAATTTGCCGTATTCATTTTATGAATTATTTTATCATGTAACATTTACGCAAAAGGATATTGTAAAATTTACTTGCTCCCTTGATTATACTGAACCTAAATGGCCGGACTATTATTGGCCCAAGGAAAAAACCTGTAAAAATTTGGAGCAATGGGAAACCCTGAAAGCCGAATACACAACAGATCGCGAACGATTAAAAAACTTTCTTTTAAGTGAAGAAAACCAATTAACGCAGCCTGTAAAAAACGGTAAGGACCAACAAACCCTTTTGCGCGAAGTACTGCTGGTTATTGAACATACAGCATACCATACAGGGCAGATGCTTGTGCTGTTAAGGCTGCTGAATCTTCATTAACATCGAATCTCGAATTAACCAATCCCGAAGTAACGAATTAACCAATAACCAAATAACAATTAACAACAAACACATATGGCTGACGATAAAAAAGTAATTTTCTCAATGTCTGGGTTGACCAAAACCTATCAAAGCGCCCAGACTCCTGTACTTAAAAATATATATTTAAGCTTCTTCTACGGTGCCAAAATTGGTATTCTCGGTCTAAACGGAAGCGGTAAATCCACCCTGCTTCGAATCATTGCCGGCGAAGAAAAAAACTATCAAGGCGATGTGGTTTTTGCACCCGGCTATACCGTAGGGTATCTGGAACAAGAACCTAAACTGGACGAGTCCAAAACTGTTTTGGAAGTAGTAAAAGAAGGCGTACAAGAAGTGGTTGATGTATTAGATGAGTACAATAAAATAAACGACATGTTTGGCCTACCGGAAGTTTATGAAAATCCGGCGAAGATGGATGAGTTAATGGAAAAACAGGCCAAGCTTCAAGACAAAATTGATGCAACCAATGCTTGGGAATTGGACACTAAACTAGAAATTGCGATGGACGCCCTGCGTACGCCAGAGCCTGATAAACTTATCAGTGTACTTTCCGGCGGGGAACGCAGAAGAGTGGCACTCTGCAGATTGCTTTTAAAAGAGCCCGATGTATTGTTGCTCGATGAGCCTACAAACCACTTAGATGCCGAAAGCGTACATTGGCTGGAGCATCACCTTGCGGAATACAAAGGGACCGTAATTGCAGTAACGCACGATAGATATTTTCTAGACAATGTTGCAGGCTGGATTTTGGAATTGGACAGGGGAGAAGGTATTCCGTGGAAAGGAAATTATTCGTCTTGGTTAGATCAAAAATCGAAGCGTTTGGCGCAGGAACAAAAGCAAGCTGGTAAACGACAAAAAACTTTAGAGCGTGAGCTAGAGTGGGTGAGGCAAGGGGCCAAAGGCCGCCAGACAAAGCAAAAGGCCCGTTTGCAGAATTACGATAAACTTTTAAGCCAAGACCAAAAACAATTGGACGAAAAACTTGAAATATACATCCCCAACGGACCGCGATTGGGAACCAATGTAATTGAAGCCAAAGGGGTTTCAAAAGCATTTGGCGATAAATTGCTTTACGAAGATTTAAATTTCAAACTGCCACAGGCGGGTATTGTGGGCATTATTGGACCAAATGGCGCCGGTAAAACCACTATTTTCAAAATGATTATGGGTGAGGAAACCCCCGATAAAGGAACTTTTGAAGTGGGTGAGACTGCAAAGATTGCGTATGTAGATCAGGCACATTCAAATATAAACCCAGATAAGACCATTTGGGAAAATTTTAGCGATAGTCAGGAATTAATTATGATGGGCGGGCGCCAAGTTAATTCACGCGCCTATTTGAGCCGTTTTAATTTTAGCGGAAGCGAGCAAAACAAGAAGGTATCTATGCTTTCCGGTGGAGAACGAAACCGTTTGCATTTGGCAATGACCCTAAAAGAAGAAGGCAACGTGCTTTTATTGGATGAGCCAACAAATGATTTGGATGTAAACACCCTCCGTGCTTTAGAAGAAGGTTTGGAAAACTTTGCAGGTTGTGCCGTAGTTATCAGTCACGACCGTTGGTTTTTAGACAGAATCTGTACACACATCCTTTCTTTTGAAGGAAACAGCCAAGTGTATTATTTTGAAGGTGGTTTCAGTGAATATGAGGAAAATAAAAAGAAACGTCTTGGTGGCGATTTAATGCCGAAACGAATTAAATACAAAAAATTAATACGCTAAGCTATGTGGAAATATTTAGTCATACTTACATTGTTAATTACTTTTTCTTCCTGTGGAAGCAAGAAATCTGCAGTAAAAACTTCCGAAGATTCAAAGGAAATCGTCCTCGGGAAAAGTGAGACGGTTTCCTATAAAAGTTTAGGAAATGGAGTGGCTTCAATAGCAATTCATCTATTTGAGAATAACACTTTCAAGTTCAACTTTAAAAGTATTCCACAACCGGGTACGGATGAGAAACCGATACGAATTTCAGAAAAAGGAACCTACACCTCTGATGGAAGCTGGAAAACCTTACAATTTAAAAACCCGAAATTTTCACTGGCAGCAATCTTTGATGCACAATATGCAGCTGCATCAGATTTTAAAGTAATTGACAAAGAAAGTGTA
This region of Aequorivita marisscotiae genomic DNA includes:
- a CDS encoding acyl-CoA carboxylase subunit beta, with product MDLNFNKNEDHNKLLVSELKNKLAKVKLGGGQKRIDKQHAQGKLTARERIAYLLDDKKPTVEIGAFAGEGMYEEHGGAPGGGVVVKIGYVKGKQCIVVANDATVKAGAWFPITAKKNLRAQEISIENRLPIIYLVDSAGVYLPMQDEIFPDKEHFGRIFRNNAVMSSMGITQIAVVMGSCVAGGAYLPIMSDEALIVDKTGSIFLAGSYLVKAAIGETIDNETLGGATTHCEVSGVTDYKAKDDKDALDKIKNIVSKIGDYDKAGFNREKAVKPKEKQDEIYGILPKSRAEQYDMREIIKRLVDDSDFEEYKEGYGQTILTGYARIDGWAVGIVANQRTLVKTTKAKTKPSEMQFGGVIYSDSADKATRFIANCNQKKIPLVFLQDVTGFMVGSKSEHGGIIKDGAKMVNAVSNSVVPKFTIIIGNSYGAGNYAMCGKAYDPRLIVAWPSAELAVMSGNSAAKVLLQIETASLKKKGETITPEVEKELFDKIKARYDKQISPYYAASRIWTDAVIDPLDTRKWISMGIEAANHAPIEKPFNLGVIQV
- a CDS encoding CAL67264 family membrane protein, with amino-acid sequence MGMNKNTVLAWATFIMILMGCVLIALGAFRYDDVAGWGFAAVGIGFFAIAWVFNALKGRV
- a CDS encoding DinB family protein, encoding MLEEIQIRKRLAKHLEGGEAFMPVTEMLKKISFEDVNTRSSNLPYSFYELFYHVTFTQKDIVKFTCSLDYTEPKWPDYYWPKEKTCKNLEQWETLKAEYTTDRERLKNFLLSEENQLTQPVKNGKDQQTLLREVLLVIEHTAYHTGQMLVLLRLLNLH
- the ettA gene encoding energy-dependent translational throttle protein EttA gives rise to the protein MADDKKVIFSMSGLTKTYQSAQTPVLKNIYLSFFYGAKIGILGLNGSGKSTLLRIIAGEEKNYQGDVVFAPGYTVGYLEQEPKLDESKTVLEVVKEGVQEVVDVLDEYNKINDMFGLPEVYENPAKMDELMEKQAKLQDKIDATNAWELDTKLEIAMDALRTPEPDKLISVLSGGERRRVALCRLLLKEPDVLLLDEPTNHLDAESVHWLEHHLAEYKGTVIAVTHDRYFLDNVAGWILELDRGEGIPWKGNYSSWLDQKSKRLAQEQKQAGKRQKTLERELEWVRQGAKGRQTKQKARLQNYDKLLSQDQKQLDEKLEIYIPNGPRLGTNVIEAKGVSKAFGDKLLYEDLNFKLPQAGIVGIIGPNGAGKTTIFKMIMGEETPDKGTFEVGETAKIAYVDQAHSNINPDKTIWENFSDSQELIMMGGRQVNSRAYLSRFNFSGSEQNKKVSMLSGGERNRLHLAMTLKEEGNVLLLDEPTNDLDVNTLRALEEGLENFAGCAVVISHDRWFLDRICTHILSFEGNSQVYYFEGGFSEYEENKKKRLGGDLMPKRIKYKKLIR